From one Variovorax sp. PBL-H6 genomic stretch:
- a CDS encoding MgtC/SapB family protein: MTWWDQIAATVAAEFSDVGDVAQLTRIAVRLVLASVLGFVLGFEREQQGKAAGVRTHMLVAIGSALFVLIPQQTGIEPADMSRVIQGLVAGVGFLCAGTILKQGRDERHVQGLTTAAGLWMTAAIGMACGLGREVTAVLSTLLALAVLSLVPHVVKADEGAAGPQPGRDGKRKFAPPGSDEGDDDAGRR; the protein is encoded by the coding sequence ATGACCTGGTGGGATCAAATCGCAGCCACGGTCGCGGCCGAGTTCTCGGACGTGGGCGATGTCGCCCAGCTCACCCGCATCGCGGTGCGCCTGGTGCTGGCCTCGGTGCTGGGATTCGTGCTCGGCTTCGAGCGTGAGCAGCAGGGCAAGGCGGCCGGCGTGCGCACCCACATGCTGGTGGCGATCGGTTCGGCGCTCTTCGTGCTCATCCCGCAGCAGACAGGCATCGAGCCCGCCGACATGAGCCGCGTGATCCAGGGCCTGGTGGCGGGTGTGGGGTTCCTTTGTGCCGGCACGATCCTCAAGCAGGGCCGCGACGAGCGGCATGTGCAGGGCCTGACCACCGCGGCCGGCCTCTGGATGACGGCCGCCATCGGGATGGCCTGCGGTCTCGGCCGCGAGGTGACGGCGGTGCTCAGCACCCTGCTCGCACTGGCCGTGCTCTCGCTGGTGCCGCATGTGGTGAAGGCGGATGAAGGCGCGGCCGGCCCGCAGCCAGGGCGCGACGGCAAACGCAAGTTCGCTCCGCCGGGCAGCGATGAGGGCGACGACGACGCGGGCAGGCGCTGA
- a CDS encoding ROK family protein, with protein sequence MRACVDIGGTKLAVSLSPDGSTELIGRRSEPTAKTGSNDAVAQQILRLIDEICAEQGIAGASVDRVGVSSAGPFVLRDGRVELATPNICGGIAGPARGLPNDWMTAVLEAPLSKRFSHVRVENDAVAALEAERTWGALQGMDHCAYVTWSTGVGVGLCVDGRILHGKNGNAGHAGHSFVADDDSDALCGCGNVGDVEALVAGNSIARRFGQPSPDLFAAAAAGEAQALATTTALCRVMGRMLYNLIATLDLERISLGGSVFWHNRDFLLPRLQAEIDGKLVALTREAVLVPAGLGDAVGDYAALALLD encoded by the coding sequence ATGAGAGCCTGCGTCGATATCGGCGGCACCAAGCTGGCCGTGAGCCTCTCGCCCGACGGCAGCACCGAGCTGATCGGCCGCCGCAGCGAGCCCACCGCCAAGACCGGCAGCAACGATGCCGTGGCGCAGCAGATCCTGCGGCTCATCGACGAGATCTGCGCCGAGCAGGGCATCGCCGGCGCATCGGTCGACCGCGTGGGCGTGTCCTCGGCCGGTCCCTTCGTGCTGCGCGACGGTCGGGTCGAGCTCGCCACGCCCAACATCTGCGGCGGCATCGCCGGCCCGGCGCGCGGCCTGCCCAACGACTGGATGACGGCTGTGCTGGAGGCGCCGCTCAGCAAGCGCTTCAGCCATGTGCGGGTGGAGAACGACGCCGTGGCCGCGCTCGAGGCCGAGCGCACCTGGGGTGCGCTGCAAGGCATGGACCATTGCGCCTATGTCACCTGGAGCACCGGCGTCGGCGTGGGGCTGTGTGTGGACGGCCGCATCCTGCACGGCAAGAACGGCAATGCCGGCCACGCGGGCCACAGCTTCGTGGCCGACGACGACAGCGATGCGTTGTGCGGCTGCGGCAATGTCGGGGACGTCGAAGCCCTGGTCGCCGGCAACTCCATCGCTCGCCGCTTCGGGCAGCCGTCGCCGGACCTGTTCGCCGCCGCCGCCGCCGGCGAAGCGCAAGCGCTGGCCACCACGACGGCGCTGTGCCGGGTCATGGGCCGCATGCTCTACAACCTGATCGCCACGCTCGACCTCGAGCGCATCAGCCTCGGCGGCAGCGTGTTCTGGCACAACCGCGATTTCCTGTTGCCACGCCTGCAGGCCGAGATCGACGGCAAACTGGTCGCGCTCACCCGCGAGGCGGTGCTGGTGCCCGCGGGGCTGGGCGATGCGGTCGGCGACTACGCCGCCCTGGCCTTGCTCGATTAA
- a CDS encoding SDR family NAD(P)-dependent oxidoreductase, producing the protein MSTPTSTPVALITGGSRGLGKNTALKLAERGVDILLTYRSGADEAQQVVAQVAALGRRAVALPLDVANSASFAGFAAQVKTALSEVWQRERFDYLVNNAGIGIHASFEETSEEQFDQLMNIQLKGPFFLTQKLLPLIADGGRIVNISTGLARFTLPGHAAYAAMKGGIEVLTRYQAKELGARGIAVNVVAPGAVETDFSGGLVRDNAQVNSMIASQTTLGRVGQPDDIGGAISSLLRPENRWITGQRIEVSGGMFL; encoded by the coding sequence ATGAGCACCCCAACCAGCACCCCCGTCGCCCTCATCACCGGCGGCAGCCGCGGCCTGGGCAAGAACACCGCGCTGAAGCTGGCCGAGCGCGGCGTCGACATCCTGCTGACCTACCGCAGCGGCGCCGACGAGGCGCAGCAGGTGGTAGCGCAGGTCGCAGCCCTCGGCCGGCGCGCGGTCGCCTTGCCGCTCGACGTTGCGAACAGCGCGAGCTTTGCCGGCTTTGCGGCGCAGGTGAAGACCGCCCTGAGCGAGGTCTGGCAGCGCGAGCGCTTCGACTACCTGGTGAACAACGCCGGCATCGGCATTCACGCGAGCTTCGAAGAGACCAGCGAGGAACAATTCGACCAGTTGATGAACATCCAGCTGAAGGGCCCCTTCTTTCTGACCCAGAAGCTGCTGCCGCTGATCGCCGATGGCGGGCGCATCGTCAACATTTCGACCGGCCTCGCGCGCTTTACCCTCCCGGGCCATGCGGCCTACGCGGCAATGAAGGGCGGCATCGAGGTGCTGACGCGCTACCAGGCCAAGGAGCTGGGCGCGCGCGGCATTGCCGTCAACGTCGTGGCACCGGGCGCGGTCGAGACCGATTTCAGCGGCGGCCTGGTGCGCGACAACGCCCAGGTGAACAGCATGATCGCCTCGCAAACCACGCTGGGTCGCGTGGGCCAGCCCGACGATATCGGCGGTGCAATCTCTTCGCTGCTCCGGCCGGAGAACCGCTGGATCACCGGGCAGCGCATCGAAGTGTCGGGCGGGATGTTCCTTTAA
- a CDS encoding glutathione S-transferase family protein: protein MLKLYIGNKNYSSWSMRPWVLMKEAGIDFQEVMVPFDSFDADSHFKKTIGALNPAGRVPVLVDGEIVVYDTLAICEYLAETHPDHALWPRDKALRAHARSVCAEMHAGFAALRTHCGMNIEADLRVQGKIILRDQPQVRADLARIVQMWSGLLEAHGGPMLFGAFGIADAYFAPVGVRIKTFGLPVPAGIATYIERVQQLPGVKAWIEEALVEKRFVVMDEPYRITG, encoded by the coding sequence ATGCTCAAGCTCTACATCGGCAACAAGAACTACTCGTCCTGGTCGATGCGTCCGTGGGTGCTCATGAAGGAGGCCGGAATCGACTTCCAGGAGGTGATGGTGCCCTTCGACTCCTTCGATGCCGACTCGCACTTCAAGAAGACCATCGGGGCCTTGAACCCGGCCGGCCGCGTGCCCGTGCTGGTCGACGGCGAGATCGTCGTCTACGACACGCTGGCGATCTGCGAGTACCTCGCCGAGACCCACCCTGACCACGCCCTCTGGCCGCGCGACAAGGCCCTCCGCGCGCATGCGCGCAGCGTCTGCGCCGAGATGCACGCGGGCTTCGCCGCGCTGCGCACCCACTGCGGCATGAACATCGAGGCCGACCTGCGCGTGCAGGGCAAGATCATCCTTCGGGACCAGCCGCAGGTGCGCGCCGACCTCGCGCGCATCGTGCAGATGTGGAGCGGCCTGCTGGAAGCGCATGGCGGGCCGATGCTGTTCGGCGCGTTCGGCATCGCTGACGCGTACTTCGCACCGGTCGGGGTGCGCATCAAGACCTTCGGCCTGCCGGTGCCCGCCGGGATCGCCACCTACATCGAGCGCGTGCAGCAATTGCCTGGCGTCAAGGCCTGGATCGAGGAGGCGTTGGTCGAGAAGCGCTTCGTCGTCATGGACGAGCCCTACCGCATCACTGGCTGA
- a CDS encoding glycoside hydrolase family 15 protein, which yields MTKNLQEVEPKEEELQQRSRAGDSIAGAASASDKPADHPQAVTRPAARGGFGPPADPSLNLGVIGNCSFSALIDARGRVVWCCLPRFDGEPVFNALLHTGEDASAWAIEIEDFASSKQWYEPNTAVLRTQLFDSAGQGVEITDFAPRFYSRSRYFRPLTMVRRVKPIQGTPRVRVSLAPRFQWGSTPPQITRGSNHIRYVGPDFALRLNTDAPVSHVLSKQPFVLSREHNFVLGADETLMDGIADTARHFEQETIAYWRTWSKRLAIPFEWQDAVIRAAITLKMSLYEDTGAIVAAMTTSIPEAPGSERNWDYRYCWLRDAFFVVRALNSLSEVGTMEDYLRWLANVVIGSHGEHIQPLYGIGLERELPESFVEGLGGYRGMGPVRLGNQAQEHFQHDVYGNIVLGASQAFHDHRLLSRGGVAEFPHLEAVGEQAIRVYGTPDAGMWELRTRARVHTSSALMSWAACDRLAKVARALGLTDRAAYWHGHSSRMREEILAKSWCEERQAFAESFGGHELDASILLMTEVGLIDARDPRFISTVEAMEKSLCDGPYMRRYEAADDFGKPETAFNICTFWRIDALAKIGRKAEARQIFETMLAARNPLGLLSEDTHPVTGEMWGNFPQTYSMVGIINAAVRLSAPWDSCI from the coding sequence ATGACAAAAAACCTTCAAGAGGTCGAGCCCAAGGAGGAGGAACTGCAGCAGCGAAGCCGAGCCGGCGACTCGATCGCCGGCGCCGCCAGCGCCAGCGACAAGCCTGCCGACCACCCCCAAGCCGTGACCCGGCCGGCCGCGCGCGGCGGCTTCGGCCCCCCGGCCGATCCTTCGCTCAATCTCGGCGTGATCGGCAACTGTTCCTTCAGCGCGCTGATCGACGCGCGCGGCCGCGTGGTCTGGTGCTGCCTGCCGCGCTTCGATGGCGAGCCGGTGTTCAATGCGCTGCTGCACACGGGCGAGGACGCGAGCGCCTGGGCCATCGAGATCGAGGACTTCGCCTCCAGCAAGCAGTGGTACGAGCCGAACACGGCCGTTCTGCGCACCCAGCTCTTCGACAGCGCCGGCCAGGGCGTGGAAATCACGGATTTCGCACCGCGCTTCTACAGCCGATCGCGCTACTTCCGGCCACTCACCATGGTGCGCCGGGTGAAACCCATCCAGGGCACGCCGCGGGTGCGCGTCTCGCTCGCGCCGCGCTTCCAGTGGGGCAGCACGCCGCCGCAGATCACGCGCGGCAGCAACCACATCCGCTACGTGGGCCCGGACTTCGCGTTGCGCCTCAACACCGACGCGCCGGTCTCGCACGTGCTCTCCAAGCAACCCTTCGTGCTCTCGCGCGAGCACAACTTCGTGCTCGGCGCCGACGAGACGCTGATGGACGGCATCGCCGACACGGCGCGCCACTTCGAGCAGGAGACCATCGCCTACTGGCGCACCTGGAGCAAGCGGCTCGCGATCCCCTTCGAATGGCAGGACGCGGTGATCCGTGCCGCCATCACGCTCAAGATGTCCCTCTACGAGGACACGGGCGCCATCGTGGCCGCGATGACCACCAGCATCCCCGAGGCGCCGGGCAGCGAGCGCAACTGGGACTATCGCTACTGCTGGCTGCGCGATGCCTTCTTCGTGGTGCGTGCGCTCAACAGCCTGTCCGAAGTCGGCACCATGGAGGACTACCTGCGCTGGCTGGCCAACGTGGTGATCGGTTCGCACGGCGAGCACATCCAGCCGCTCTACGGCATCGGCCTCGAGCGCGAGCTGCCCGAGTCCTTCGTCGAGGGCCTCGGCGGCTACCGCGGCATGGGCCCGGTGCGTTTGGGCAACCAGGCGCAGGAGCATTTCCAGCACGATGTCTACGGCAACATCGTGCTGGGCGCCTCGCAGGCCTTCCACGACCACCGGCTGCTCAGCCGCGGCGGGGTGGCCGAGTTCCCGCACCTCGAGGCGGTGGGCGAGCAGGCGATCCGCGTCTACGGCACGCCCGACGCCGGCATGTGGGAGCTGCGCACGCGCGCGCGCGTGCACACCAGCTCGGCGCTGATGAGCTGGGCCGCTTGCGACCGGCTGGCCAAGGTGGCGCGCGCGCTGGGCCTGACGGATCGCGCAGCCTACTGGCACGGCCATTCCTCGCGAATGCGCGAGGAGATCCTCGCCAAGTCCTGGTGCGAAGAGCGCCAGGCCTTCGCCGAGAGCTTCGGCGGCCACGAGCTCGATGCGAGCATCCTGCTGATGACCGAGGTCGGCCTGATCGACGCGCGCGACCCGCGCTTCATCTCCACGGTTGAGGCCATGGAGAAGTCGCTGTGCGACGGCCCCTACATGCGCCGCTATGAAGCGGCCGATGACTTCGGCAAGCCTGAAACCGCCTTCAACATCTGCACCTTCTGGCGCATCGACGCCCTCGCCAAGATCGGCCGCAAGGCCGAGGCGCGGCAGATCTTCGAAACCATGCTGGCCGCGCGCAACCCGCTGGGCCTGCTGTCGGAAGACACCCACCCGGTCACGGGCGAGATGTGGGGCAACTTCCCGCAGACCTACTCGATGGTGGGGATCATCAACGCGGCCGTGCGGCTGTCTGCACCTTGGGACTCCTGCATATGA
- the otsB gene encoding trehalose-phosphatase produces the protein MQMPPHLNHDAALFLDFDGTLVAIAETPEAIQVPSALVPLLSDLHDLLGGALAVVSGRQIDVLDRFLAPLRLPAAGEHGVQRRDAEGEMQEQRPPDLTDVLETANELARIYEGLLVERKHAAIALHYRLAPQLEAVCRDALLRTITDQPQLELMHGKFVFEVKPSGVNKGIAIDAFMREAPFAGRTPVFAGDDTTDESGFAVVQPRGGVAIKVGSGPSLALHRLDSPLAVFEWLVEARKLLADTPSGTQGKPA, from the coding sequence ATGCAGATGCCCCCCCACCTCAACCATGACGCCGCGCTCTTCCTCGACTTCGACGGCACGCTGGTGGCGATCGCCGAGACGCCGGAGGCGATCCAGGTGCCCAGCGCCCTGGTCCCGCTGCTCAGCGACCTGCATGACCTGCTGGGCGGCGCGCTGGCGGTGGTCTCCGGCCGGCAGATCGACGTGCTCGACCGCTTTCTCGCGCCGCTGCGCCTGCCCGCCGCCGGCGAGCACGGCGTGCAGCGCCGCGATGCCGAAGGCGAGATGCAGGAGCAGCGCCCGCCCGATCTGACCGACGTGCTGGAAACGGCCAACGAACTGGCCCGCATCTACGAAGGCCTTCTGGTGGAACGCAAGCACGCTGCGATCGCACTCCACTACCGGCTCGCACCGCAGCTCGAGGCGGTGTGCCGCGATGCCCTGCTGCGCACCATCACCGACCAGCCGCAGCTGGAGCTGATGCACGGCAAGTTCGTGTTCGAGGTCAAGCCCTCCGGCGTCAACAAGGGAATCGCGATCGACGCCTTCATGCGGGAGGCGCCGTTTGCCGGCCGCACGCCGGTCTTCGCCGGCGACGACACCACCGACGAAAGCGGGTTTGCCGTCGTGCAGCCGCGCGGCGGCGTGGCCATCAAGGTCGGATCGGGCCCCAGCCTGGCGTTGCACCGGCTGGATTCCCCGCTCGCCGTGTTCGAATGGCTGGTCGAAGCCCGCAAACTGCTGGCTGACACGCCGTCCGGCACCCAAGGAAAACCCGCATGA
- the otsA gene encoding alpha,alpha-trehalose-phosphate synthase (UDP-forming), producing MSRLVVLSNRIADPRKPAAGGLAVALGESLQQTGGLWFGWSGNIVEDGPTGEGELRIQQAGKVTLATIDLSREDHDSYYLGYANDVLWPVFHDRLDLANFDAGFIGGYRRVNQLFARKLLPLLKSDDIIWIHDYHLIPLAAELRGMGCRQRIGFFLHIPLPPHIIMAAIPQHEWLMRSLFAYDLIGFQAQQDVQHFEQYVRNEANGEAVGRDLYRAYGQTVRCSAFPIGIDVDEFAALTHGKESRDMYETMRREYSSRRLLLGIDRLDYSKGIPNRVRSFRELLANYPENRRSATLIQIASPTRETVDAYADIRRELEALCGAINGDYGELDWMPVRYIHRMVARKRVPGLCRAAAVGLVTPLRDGMNLVAKEYIAAQDPADPGVLVLSRFAGAAEQLREALLVNPYDTHGTAETVQQALQMPLEERRERHQKLLSRIRAQDVHWWRRTFLDALREAESVR from the coding sequence ATGAGTCGTCTCGTCGTCCTTTCAAATCGCATCGCCGATCCACGCAAGCCTGCTGCCGGAGGACTGGCCGTCGCGCTCGGCGAAAGCCTTCAGCAGACCGGTGGGCTGTGGTTCGGGTGGAGCGGCAACATCGTCGAGGATGGCCCCACTGGCGAAGGCGAGTTGCGCATCCAGCAGGCCGGCAAGGTCACGCTCGCCACCATCGACCTGAGCCGCGAAGACCACGACAGCTATTACCTGGGCTACGCCAACGACGTGCTCTGGCCGGTGTTCCACGACCGGCTCGACCTCGCGAACTTCGATGCCGGCTTCATCGGCGGTTACCGGCGCGTCAACCAGCTGTTCGCGCGCAAGCTGCTGCCGCTGCTGAAGAGCGACGACATCATCTGGATCCACGACTACCACCTGATCCCGCTGGCGGCCGAACTGCGCGGCATGGGCTGCCGCCAGCGCATCGGCTTCTTCCTGCACATCCCGCTGCCGCCGCACATCATCATGGCCGCGATCCCGCAGCACGAGTGGCTGATGCGTTCGCTCTTCGCCTACGACCTGATCGGCTTCCAGGCCCAGCAGGACGTGCAGCACTTCGAGCAATACGTGCGCAACGAGGCCAACGGCGAGGCTGTGGGCCGCGACTTGTACCGCGCCTACGGCCAGACGGTGCGCTGCAGCGCCTTCCCGATCGGCATCGACGTCGACGAATTCGCGGCCCTTACCCACGGCAAGGAGTCGCGCGACATGTACGAGACGATGCGGCGCGAGTACTCCAGCCGGCGGCTGCTGTTGGGCATCGACCGGCTCGACTATTCAAAGGGCATCCCGAACCGCGTGCGCTCCTTCCGCGAGTTGCTGGCCAACTACCCCGAGAACCGCCGCAGCGCGACGCTGATCCAGATTGCCTCGCCCACGCGCGAGACGGTGGATGCCTACGCCGACATCCGGCGCGAGCTCGAGGCGCTGTGCGGAGCCATCAACGGCGACTACGGCGAGCTCGACTGGATGCCGGTGCGCTATATCCATCGCATGGTGGCACGCAAGCGCGTGCCGGGGCTGTGCCGAGCCGCGGCGGTCGGCCTGGTGACGCCGCTGCGCGACGGCATGAACCTCGTGGCAAAGGAATACATCGCCGCGCAAGACCCGGCAGATCCCGGCGTGCTGGTGCTGTCGCGCTTCGCCGGGGCGGCCGAGCAATTGAGGGAAGCGCTGCTGGTCAATCCCTATGACACGCACGGCACCGCCGAGACCGTGCAGCAGGCGCTTCAGATGCCGCTGGAGGAGCGCCGGGAGCGCCACCAGAAGCTGCTGTCGCGCATCCGCGCACAAGACGTGCACTGGTGGCGGCGCACCTTCCTCGACGCGCTGCGCGAGGCGGAAAGCGTGCGCTAG
- a CDS encoding DUF2905 domain-containing protein, protein MIRWLIVVVLALLLMSGLTQWLRRFGFGRLPGDFEFRAFGREWQLPIGSTVVLSMIAALIARWI, encoded by the coding sequence ATGATTCGCTGGCTGATCGTTGTCGTGCTCGCGCTGCTCCTGATGAGCGGCCTGACGCAATGGCTGCGGCGCTTCGGTTTCGGTCGCCTGCCTGGCGACTTCGAGTTTCGCGCCTTCGGGCGCGAATGGCAGCTGCCGATCGGGAGCACCGTGGTGCTCAGCATGATCGCGGCCTTGATTGCACGATGGATCTGA
- a CDS encoding multifunctional CCA addition/repair protein has product MQTYLVGGAIRDALLGRPGSDRDWVVVGATPEEMTAQGYLPVGRDFPVFLHPETREEYALARTERKSAPGYRGFVVHASPEVTLEQDLARRDLTVNAIALPSGKAGATLDLAHVVDPFDGRRDLREKVLRHVTDAFREDPVRILRVARFAARFADFRIALETMSLMREMIAAGEADALVPERVWQELARGLMEAKPSRMFELLRECGALAVLLPEVDRLWGVPQPEAHHPEVDTGRHLMMVLDMAARLDAPLPVRFACLVHDLGKGTTPAEVLPRHIGHEQRSVGLLREVCERWRVPVELRELAEVVAREHGNIHRSGEFGALALVRLLERCDAFRKPARFEQALLACECDARGRLGMEERPYPQRERLRAALAAARSVATAPIAAQAQAEGAAGTKIAESIARARVTAVAEALALPP; this is encoded by the coding sequence ATGCAAACCTACCTCGTCGGCGGCGCCATCCGCGATGCCCTGCTGGGCCGTCCCGGAAGCGACCGCGACTGGGTCGTGGTCGGCGCCACGCCCGAGGAAATGACCGCGCAAGGCTACCTGCCCGTCGGCCGCGATTTCCCCGTTTTCCTGCACCCCGAGACCCGCGAGGAGTACGCGCTGGCCCGCACCGAGCGCAAGAGCGCGCCCGGCTACCGCGGCTTCGTCGTCCATGCGTCGCCGGAGGTGACGCTGGAGCAGGACCTCGCGCGGCGCGACCTCACGGTCAACGCCATCGCGCTGCCGTCCGGCAAGGCCGGCGCCACGCTGGACCTCGCGCATGTGGTGGACCCCTTCGATGGCCGGCGCGACCTTCGCGAGAAGGTGCTGCGCCACGTGACCGATGCCTTCCGCGAGGACCCGGTGCGCATCCTGCGCGTCGCGCGTTTCGCCGCGCGCTTCGCCGACTTCCGCATTGCGCTCGAAACCATGTCGCTGATGCGCGAGATGATCGCTGCAGGCGAGGCCGATGCACTGGTGCCCGAGCGCGTCTGGCAGGAACTCGCTCGCGGCCTCATGGAAGCCAAGCCCTCGCGCATGTTCGAGCTGCTGCGCGAATGCGGCGCCCTCGCCGTGCTGCTGCCCGAGGTGGATCGGCTCTGGGGCGTGCCCCAGCCCGAGGCCCATCATCCCGAGGTCGACACTGGCCGGCACCTGATGATGGTGCTGGACATGGCAGCACGCCTGGACGCACCGCTCCCGGTGCGCTTCGCCTGCCTGGTGCACGACCTCGGCAAGGGCACCACGCCGGCGGAGGTGCTGCCGCGCCACATCGGCCACGAACAGCGCAGCGTGGGCCTGCTGCGCGAGGTCTGCGAGCGCTGGCGCGTGCCGGTGGAGCTGCGCGAACTTGCGGAGGTGGTGGCGCGAGAGCACGGCAACATCCACCGCAGCGGCGAATTCGGCGCGCTGGCGTTGGTGCGGCTGCTCGAGCGCTGCGACGCATTCAGAAAGCCGGCGCGCTTCGAGCAGGCGCTTCTGGCCTGCGAATGCGACGCGCGCGGGCGGCTGGGGATGGAAGAGCGGCCGTACCCGCAGCGGGAACGCCTGCGGGCAGCGCTGGCGGCCGCGCGGTCGGTGGCAACCGCGCCGATCGCAGCGCAGGCGCAGGCCGAGGGCGCGGCCGGAACGAAGATCGCCGAAAGTATCGCCCGGGCCCGCGTGACGGCCGTGGCAGAGGCTCTCGCGCTCCCGCCCTGA
- a CDS encoding AraC family transcriptional regulator — protein MSIHAIHAAPAKRFHVAHACAAAALPGLHVASLGLVDVDAFGGGVHRGLPHELFMVTAYCDERLDCRSASDGGALRVMVSALRTRPVDFQTQGRGQMAVAMLTPLGLLRAFGRPWDNLCNERLPLRELVPPYLEAMLHGALIDAAAGPERCLVFGRWLEARIGERRALGWQAERVAAAAMSLLEAPALSVDMLACQHLVSRRQLERDFRHWLGVAPAGYARLVRFQRAACGIAEGVPLAHVAAEQGYADQAHMTRAFSETAGVTPRQLREGGGPARALRAAFAQRMIMLPAGREPEALRLAA, from the coding sequence ATGTCCATCCATGCGATCCATGCCGCGCCCGCCAAGCGCTTCCATGTTGCGCATGCCTGCGCCGCAGCGGCGCTGCCGGGGCTGCACGTGGCCTCGTTGGGCCTGGTCGATGTCGACGCCTTCGGAGGCGGTGTGCACCGGGGGCTGCCGCATGAGCTCTTCATGGTCACGGCCTACTGCGACGAGCGGCTGGACTGCCGAAGCGCCAGCGATGGCGGCGCGCTGCGCGTGATGGTGTCGGCCCTGCGCACCCGCCCCGTGGACTTCCAGACGCAGGGCCGCGGCCAGATGGCGGTCGCGATGCTCACGCCGCTGGGCTTGCTGCGCGCCTTCGGACGGCCCTGGGACAACCTGTGCAACGAACGCCTGCCGCTGCGCGAGCTCGTCCCGCCGTACCTGGAGGCGATGCTGCATGGCGCGCTGATCGATGCGGCGGCGGGTCCGGAGCGTTGCCTGGTCTTCGGGCGCTGGCTCGAGGCCCGCATCGGCGAGCGCCGCGCGCTGGGCTGGCAGGCCGAGCGCGTCGCGGCGGCAGCGATGTCGCTGCTGGAGGCGCCGGCGCTGTCGGTCGACATGTTGGCCTGCCAGCATCTGGTGAGCCGGCGCCAGCTGGAGCGCGACTTCCGCCACTGGCTGGGCGTCGCGCCGGCAGGCTATGCGCGGCTGGTGCGCTTCCAGCGCGCCGCCTGCGGGATCGCCGAGGGCGTGCCGCTGGCCCATGTGGCGGCGGAGCAGGGCTATGCCGACCAGGCCCACATGACGCGCGCCTTCTCGGAGACGGCCGGCGTGACGCCGCGCCAGCTGCGCGAGGGCGGAGGCCCCGCCCGCGCGCTGCGGGCGGCCTTCGCGCAGCGCATGATCATGCTGCCGGCCGGCCGCGAACCAGAGGCGCTGCGGCTGGCGGCCTGA
- a CDS encoding LysR family transcriptional regulator, with protein sequence MDLDTLRIFAKVAELASFTRAAEQLGHPKARVSTAVQQLEGQLGTRLLHRTTRSVRLTQDGEQFLERAKELVADAEELQSMFQQAPSALRGRLRVDLPVGIARRIVIPRLPEFFAAHPQLALELSTTDRLVDPVHEGFDCVLRIGPLRDSGLVARPLGQLRLINCASPGYLRAHGVPRTLEDLARHCLVHYAPTLGSPAPGWEYHDGERYRLQPMGGLITVNSSEAYEAACLAGLGLIQAPVLGLQARIDQGLLEEVMPQATAQPMPVTLLYPHRRNLSQRVQAMLDWLAQTLSPLLR encoded by the coding sequence ATGGACCTCGACACACTCCGCATCTTTGCCAAGGTGGCCGAACTGGCCAGCTTCACCCGTGCCGCCGAGCAGCTGGGCCATCCGAAGGCGCGCGTCTCCACCGCCGTGCAGCAGCTCGAAGGCCAGCTCGGCACCCGCTTGCTGCACCGGACGACGCGCAGCGTGCGACTGACGCAAGACGGCGAGCAATTCCTCGAACGTGCCAAGGAGCTGGTGGCGGACGCGGAAGAACTCCAATCGATGTTCCAGCAGGCGCCCAGCGCATTGCGCGGGCGGCTGCGCGTGGACCTGCCCGTGGGCATCGCGCGCCGCATCGTGATTCCGCGGCTGCCGGAGTTCTTTGCCGCGCATCCGCAACTGGCGCTGGAGCTCAGCACCACCGACCGGCTGGTCGACCCGGTGCACGAAGGCTTCGATTGCGTGCTGCGCATCGGGCCGCTGCGCGATTCGGGGCTGGTGGCGCGCCCGCTCGGCCAACTGCGGCTGATCAACTGCGCGAGTCCCGGCTATCTGCGCGCCCACGGCGTCCCAAGGACACTGGAGGACCTGGCACGGCATTGCCTGGTGCACTACGCGCCCACGTTGGGCAGTCCGGCGCCCGGCTGGGAATACCACGACGGCGAGCGCTACCGCCTGCAGCCCATGGGTGGCCTGATCACGGTCAACAGCTCCGAGGCCTACGAAGCCGCGTGCCTCGCAGGCCTGGGCCTGATCCAGGCGCCGGTGCTCGGCTTGCAGGCGCGAATTGACCAGGGGCTGCTGGAGGAGGTCATGCCGCAGGCCACGGCTCAGCCGATGCCGGTGACGCTGCTCTATCCGCATCGGCGGAACCTGTCGCAGCGCGTGCAGGCGATGCTCGACTGGCTGGCGCAGACACTGTCGCCTTTGCTGCGCTAG